Within Paenibacillus sabinae T27, the genomic segment ACTGGAGGGTACCTTCACCGAAGAAGACGGTCTGAAATCGATCCAGGCCTATCAAGAAACGATTAATCCTATTACTCCTTCTGAATATCTGCTGGATATTGATTGCAGAAAGCTGAATGTAACCGCTCCTGATGTCGTACCGCTTCTTGAAGGCTGCTTCTTGATGTTCAAGAAAGACGGCTTCGATAAAGTGAAGCTTACGCTTGAGAGTAACCCTGTTCTCAAAATGCAGTTGGCTCGACTGGGCCGCAAAGCGGGACTTGAAAACCTGGATATCATCAGCCTGTAAGACCGGCTGATCTTCCATAGCTGAAGGGTTCTAATGTGCCGCTCACAAAACTTAGCGGATGCTTTCGTAGGGAGTTTTGTACGGAGTTGAACCTTGATGTACCGCTCACAAAACTTGGCGGATGCTTTCGAAGCGAGTTTTGTACGAAGTTGAACCTTGATGTGCCGCTCACAAAACTTTTAGGAGGACTCATATGGCTGGGATTCGTATTAAGGACATCGATATCTATCATCCAAACAAAAGGATTGGCAATGACTTTTTCATTCAGCATTTTGACGAAAAAGGCATTGATATTCGTGGACTTCTCGCAGCTCTCGGCCGTGAAAACCGTTACAGCATTGACAATGAGGAAGAGAACTCCCTGACGATGGCTTTTGAAGCGGCGAGTAATGTTCTGGAGAAGACCGGTCTTACCGGTGCGGATATCGACCTTATCGCTTACGCGAGTCAGACTCCTGAATATATCTTTCCTACCAACTCATTAATGATTCACCGGCTGATTAACGGAGCCTCCCATACGATCTGCATCGACAGCAATGCGAACTGCGCCGGAATGACAGCTGCCTTCGAACAGGTCAGCCGTCAGATGATGGCCAATCCGAGAATCCGCCGTGCTCTGGTCATCGGCTCTGACCATGTTGCGCCGCATGCCGACAAGAACGATCCGGTCTACTATGCCAACTTTGGTGACGCGGCTGCAGCAGTCATTCTGGAGCGTGATGAGAATTCGGTTGGCTTCATTGATTCCATCTACCAGACCGATACTTGTGTCTACGGCAACTCCATGTTCCCAGCTGAAGGTCTGTCGAATGTGGGACGCACCGGCGTGGGCGCCGGAGAGTTCAATGTTAAATTCATTCCCTTTGACGACTCGATCTGCGTGGACGCCGCTTCGGAGTCCATCAACACCTTGCTAAGCAACAATGAAATCGCACCTGAGTCGATAAAGGTGGCCTGCTTCTCGCAGCTGTCGCTTCCCAACATTAAGGCGGTATCGGGCAAAACCGGTATCGACTCCGATGCAGCCGTCTACATCGGCGATGAATTTGGCTATACCTCGACAAGCAGCCCTTTTATTGCCCTGCACCGGGCTGTAACCACGGGCTTGCTTGAACGCGGAGACAAGCTTCTGTTCTGGACGGTCGGCGCCGGATGGCAAAACGTAGCTTTTGTGATGGAATATTAAGTTACACCATCAATTAAACGGCACGAGAACGGCCCGTATGCAAATATCGCATACGGGCCGTTTTTTTATGATTATTTATCCCATTTTTTCCACAAATAGAGAACTAGCAATGTCAAATTAAGTAACACTTCAAGCTCAATAACACAAAAAACCGCATTAAAATTAATTATTTTAAATTTTTATGTTATTATTATTGACATTACTTCAAAAGCTAATTATATTGGCTTTAGAAGATTTATTGGCGACTCAAACAAGCGTCGCTCGGAGCAGAACGAGTCCACCCGCACAACGTTGTGAACGGATGGCTTGATGAACTGCCACTACTTAAAATGAAAGTCAGTCACAATGATGTGGCTGCAATGGCAACGGGGCCGATTAACGAAATCCGCATGAATGCGGGTTCTGTCAGTCGGCCCTTTTTTGCCTGCACATGACTTTGAAGGAGGCGATGTCACCGAGAAACGAACTGCTGCGCTCCCTACGCCGCCGCATGTGCCAAATCAAAACTATGGTTAACCAACAAAAGGAGGAAGTTAGAGATGGAAGCTAAAGGATTTCGTAAGGCCGGTCATTCCCCGAGTTTATTGTCCGCTTTCCTGTATTTTGATGTAAGCTTTATGATTTGGGTGCTGTGCGGAGCTTTATCGCTCTACATAACCAAGGATTTTGGTCTATCGGATACCCAGAAAGCGACTATGGTTGCGATTCCCATCCTGGGCGGATCGGTGTTCCGGATCCCGATGGGAATATTGGCAGACCGCATTGGCTGTAAAAAAGCGGGCCTCGCCGGAATGGGCCTTACCCTCATCCCTCTTCTCTGGGGTTGGCTCGGCGGAACCAGCCTGCAGCAGATTCATATAATTGGCTTCATGCTCGGTTTCGCGGGCGCTAGCTTTGCGGTATCGCTCTCCCTGGCCAGCCGCTGGTACCCTCCGCAGTATCAGGGACTCGCGATGGGTATTGCCGGAGCGGGCAACAGTGGAACGGCGCTGGCTACCTTTTTCGGGCCGCAGATTGCTCAGGCTTACGGGTGGCACAATGTTTTTGGTCTTGCCATGATCCCGCTCATTCTGGTTATGATCGTGTACGC encodes:
- a CDS encoding 3-oxoacyl-[acyl-carrier-protein] synthase III C-terminal domain-containing protein, coding for MAGIRIKDIDIYHPNKRIGNDFFIQHFDEKGIDIRGLLAALGRENRYSIDNEEENSLTMAFEAASNVLEKTGLTGADIDLIAYASQTPEYIFPTNSLMIHRLINGASHTICIDSNANCAGMTAAFEQVSRQMMANPRIRRALVIGSDHVAPHADKNDPVYYANFGDAAAAVILERDENSVGFIDSIYQTDTCVYGNSMFPAEGLSNVGRTGVGAGEFNVKFIPFDDSICVDAASESINTLLSNNEIAPESIKVACFSQLSLPNIKAVSGKTGIDSDAAVYIGDEFGYTSTSSPFIALHRAVTTGLLERGDKLLFWTVGAGWQNVAFVMEY